The Paenibacillus wynnii DNA window TGAAAAATCCCGACCGTATTGTAGTGGATTTCCCATCTACGGATTTCGGTAATATGATTCAACCCGTGCCAGCTGGATCCATGGGGAAGTTGAGTACTGGTGATGCTCCGAATCTTACTGAAGTGCGCTATTCTCTTTTCAAGAATGATCTAGCCCAAGTTCAAATAGTTATTGAATTAAACAATGTAAGTTCGGTTAATTATAATCAACAATATATTGACGGCAAATTCATTCTTGATCTGAATGTAAACAATCCGACATCAGCAACCCCGATTAGTGGTTCTGGCAAAAAAATTGTAGTTATTGATCCAGGGCATGGAGGAAGTGATCCAGGTACAACGAGTATTACAAACAAACATGAGAAGAACTTCAACCTTGCTTTAGCCCTTAAAGTTCAGGCGATCTTGTTACAAGAGCCCGAAATAGAAGTGGTCATGACTCGCGAAACAGATGTTTATCCTACACGTTCAGAACGGGTTAAATTAGCTAACGATCTAAATGCAGATGTGTTTGTATCCATACATGGAAACAGCGTACGCTCTTCCCCACAGACAACGGGAACCGAGACGTTTTATTACCAGCGTGCAAGTAGTGAGGAACTAGCAAACATCGTTCATAAGCATTTGGTCCAAGCAATGGGACTAAAAGATCGTGGTGTAAAAAACGGCAACTTACAGGTCGTTCGAGAAACAAAGATGCCCGCAGTTCTTCTCGAATTGGGTTTTTTAAGTAATAAGTTGGACGAAGAGGTTATGATGTCAGAGAGTGTTCAAACCAAAGCGGCTCAAGCCATCGTAGATGGGATAAAAGAGTATCTGAGGCTGTAAGACAGCAAAAAACTCAAAGAGGATGTGCTTCTATGAAAAGAGGAATTCATCTTGCTATCTTAGTATGTGCAATCAGTTTATTAGCCGTAGGTTGTGGAAATAAGGACACTTCTTCAGGCCCGGTGCAAGGTTCTAATTCTGCAAGTACTGCAGAAATTCAGGTCTATTACGTTGATGCTCAACTAACCCAACTAGAGAAGAGTACGAAGGAAATTACTTTTGAAGATAACTCCGACAAATACAGTAAGACGTTTGCAGCTCTTCAGAGTAAGGATCAAACCGAGTGGGTCTCCTTGTGGAACAAGATTGATTTACTGTCAACAAAATTCGATAAAGGAAAGTTGACATTAGATGTGCATATTCCGGATGAAGCAAGATTAGGTGCTGGGGGAGAGCTTCTAGCCCTAGATGTACTTAGAGAAACATTTTTCCAATTTGAGGAAGTTCACAGCATCGATCTGCTTGTCGATGGAGAATCACCTGAAAGTCTAATGGGCCATGCAGAATTGAATCACCCAATAAACCGTGAATAAATCTACACCAACGGTAATAGCAACTGGTGGTACTCACATCAGCCGTGTGTATATATTTTTTTCGGTTTTCTTTGGTTGGTTACCTTCTCCGCTCATAACTTTGTTTTGAACAATGATATAATCCAATCTATTAAGATACCAGCTAAGAACCAAGAGAAAAAATGTAGAGCGTAGGGAACAGCCTTCTCAATAAATTCATTCTCAAAAGTGGTCCTAGTCAACCAAGGATTAAGCCCTAATAATAATGGACTTGAGAAAAATAGTAATATGTTTTTGTCATCGTGCCCAGATAAGTTGTAAATACATATTATTAAAGAAATTAGAAGTAGCCAAAAGCTAACCTTCTTAATAAATTTCACTGAGCATTCCTCCATATAAAATAGTCAAAACCCTTGGTGCATCAATAACTCCGATGCACCAAGGGTTTTATTACTAAATATATTTCCCCCGGTATTATAGCTTCAACCGCGGATGAGCCTGTTATCGGCTTCGCTTATAATATCTACCAAAGGTTACAATGGTCAGCAACATGCCGACAATGCCCATACCCGTTAGAACCCCTTGCGTGAAATCCACCAGATTGCTCCCGTTAGACTCAATGATTCGGCTCACTGTAAGTGAGAAAATAGAGGCTACGAACAGCATTCCTAAATTTTGTTGTTGTTTTTTATCCATGACTCCCACTCCTACTATTGATTTGAGTTAACTCCCTTAAATCTTATAAGCCTTCATCGCTTTTCTGATCTCCTTGATTGTAGGGCGCTTGCCGTACATCAGTACGCCTGTGCGGTAGATCTTGGCGGCAAGCCAGCCGAAGACAAAGATCGATACCAGCAGGATTAGAAGGGATACTAGGATCTCCCAAAAGGCTACATCGCCAACCCCAATGCGCAGCAGCATACTGAGCGGGGAAGTGAATGGGATGTAGCTCGCTACCTTAACGAGCAATGTATCGGCATTCGAAATACTGAATAATGGGATGTAGAAGGTCACAAGACCCAGCATAGTTATGGGCATAACCGCCTGACCCAGATCCTCGGTACGGCTGACGATGGAACCGATAGCCGCGTAAATCAAGGCATACAGGAAGTAACCTAGAACATAGAGAACCAATCCGTAGATCAGCAGATTAACGTTAAGCTGTCCTAGATCAAGATCAAATTCCGTCAGAATCGATGCGTTATGCGGAAGCATAAGGTTAACGGCAACAGCTCCCGCTATAATTGCAATTTGAAGCATTCCGATTAAGAAGATACCGATTACCTTGCCGAACATCTGAGCAAGAGGCGATGCGCTCGTAATAAGAATTTCCATAATACGCGAGCTTTTTTCGGAGGTAACTTCAGCCGCGATCATATTCCCTGTCATCATAATGGACATGAAGAACATCATTAAGAGGGCATACACAATCACATAATTAATGATAGGAGGTGCATCCTTCTCCTCGTCTGTCACGGCAGTTCCATCCGTACTGATCTGCTTCGTATCCAATTGAACCGGTGCGTTCATGGCCCCAATCTGTTCCGGGGTCAACTTGTCACCAGCAATGAGCTGTGCGTTTGCCTGCTGAAGACCCAATTGGAGGAAGGTTTGAACCTCAGCATCCATATCTCCGTCTGGACTATAGAAGGTTACTGGCGGAAGCCCCATCTCGCTTTCTGCCCCTAATTGGATATAGCCGTCCAACTTCCCCTCATCCAAGGATGTCTTCAGTGCAGAATCTTCAGCGGATGTATACTGATCTACTGTAGCCCCGCCCTCAGTAGTAACTCCTGAAGCATAATTCTTTAACAAATCTGAAGCACGGTTGCCTTCCGCCGCCACAACAGCGACGTGGATTCCTGCACTCGCTTCATCGTCACCTTGAAATACTTTAATCAAGTATGGGATGTTCATCCCAATACTAAGCAACAGCACTAAAATTAACGTAGTAATCATAAATGACTTCGTTTTTACTTTATTTTTAAAGGTAAATCCGATTATTGTTCCCATCTTATTCATGAGAATCACCACCTACCACTTTGATAAAGATTTGGTTTAATGTTGGTTCCTTGATTTCAAAATGCTCCACTTCGCTTTGCCCTACCGCTTGCTGCAAGATCCGCTGTGCAGCGGCTATCTCACTAATTGTCAGCAGATAACCGCGTTCCTGGCGTTGAACCCCCGTAACCCCTGGCAGGGTCTCCAAACCGGATACCTCTGAAGATGTACGAAGCAGCACTTCCTCACGAGGGTACCCCTTCTTGATTTCACGGATATCTCCTTGAACGACTGTATTAGAACGATCCATAATGGTAATATGGCGGCATAGCTCTTCAACATGCTCCATCCGATGGGTCGAGAACAGGATGCTCGTACCTTGATCGCGCAATTCCCTAACCGTATCTTTCAACAGCTCCACATTAACCGGGTCCAGACCGCTGAACGCTTCATCAAGGATTAGGAGACGCGGCTTATGTACAACCGCTGCAATAAAGCCCATTTTTTGCTGATTGCCCTTGGACAGCTCTTCGACCTTCTTATTATAATAGTCCGGCACATCGAAACGATCCAGCCAGTAACGCAGGCTCTTATCCGCATCACTAGATGACATCCCGCGCAAACGGGCCAAATAGATGATCTGATCGCTAACCTTCACCTTCGGGTACAGTCCCCGCTCTTCCGGAAGATAACCCATGATTTGCTGCAGCTCACTGTTGAACGGCTTACCGCTATACAGGATCTTCCCATCATCCGGATAAATTAGACCCAGCACCATACGCATTGTTGTTGTTTTACCCGCTCCGTTAGCCCCGAGCAAGCCATAAATTTCACCGGGCTCCACACTCAGACTAATTTTGTTTACAGCGGTCTTCTCTCCAAACTGCTTCACTACACCATCCAGCTTCAAAGCTTCCATTCTTCAATCCCCTCTCTCTAGATCAACTAATTCAGGAAAATGCCCTTGAGTCCATAAGCTGAGTATTTCATCGAGCTCCAGACTACGGCTTTTAATAACATGTACGCCTAAATTCTGGATGCGTTTCTCTATTTTATAAAAATGTTCTGTAACGAATGAAGCTACTCCCGGTGTGTCCATCGTCCAGTGAAGCGTTCCGGGAAACTCAGCGGTGAGTTCCTTAAGCTCTTCTTGATCGCTAACGTTTATCCAAACTTCGTTCCAGAGCCCATATAAGCTGTCTTTCTCAGCCATTCCAAGCACCTGTCCCTGATGCATAAGCACGATATAATCAGCCAATCGGCGAACTTCTTCTACTATATGAGTTGAAATAACGATTGTGGCATTATTCTCATTCATATACCGGCGCAAGACCTCAATCATCTTCTTCCAGGCAAAAGGGTCCAAACCCGATGAAGGTTCATCCAGCAGCAGCAGACGGGGGCGTGATGCCAAGGCAGCCGCAATTTCGAACTTACGCCGCTCTCCTTTTGACATTTTGCCAAGCTTTATATTTCGGGGGACTTCAAAGGTGTCGATAAGCTCTTGGTAATACGAGTCGTCCCACCGCGGATACCAATAACTTCGAAATCTCGCAGCATCTTCTGCACTCCAGTGTTTCTCCTCTGAGAGCGATGTCTCCGGCACATAGGTTATTCTCTGTCGAAGTTCGATGGGAAGTCCTTCTGTATACATACTTTCGAACCAGTAGATTTGCCCTTCTTCCGGGTGGTTCAGCTGTAGCAGCATTTGCAGCAAAGTACTTTTACCCGAGCCGTTCTGCCCCACCAGAGCGGTGATATGTCCTTCCGGCAGCCTTAGATTGAGCGGGCCTATCGTTTTGGTGCGCCGCTGTTTGCGTACATTCCGCAGTTCAATTGCCATCTGTACCATCCAGTCATACCCCGTTTCAATGTTGTTCTTTATACTTCCGTTCTACAATCTCCTGAAAAATATCCTTCAGCTCTTCTTCACTGCTATGAACCGATCGGGCAATATCTACCGCACTCTCCAATGCCTTTGTAACCGCATCCCGCTTGTATCCCTCACGTGCACCATCTCCTACATGAGAAACAAAAGTACCTGTTCCTTGTCTCGTACGCAGCATGCCTTCCCCCTCCAAATCCTGATATACCCGGCGGACAGTAATAACACTGCAATTCAGGTCCCCGGCAAATTCACGTATAGATGGAAGCAACGTTCCTTCCGTAATTACTCCACTTATAATCAGCGCACGCAATTGGGTTTCTATCTGGTGATACAGGGGTTCGGCACTATTTTCATTGATTTGTATTGGTATCCACATCGTTACACACCGCCCTCCACTCCGTTGGTTCGGAATGCTTCCTTACCTCTTTTATTAATCATACAAGATCCCGCTTTTTCAGTCGGTTTAGCGTCCATTTAGAGAATAACTGCATAGACACAACTCCGGTAAGGAGGCTTCCCCACATTAATGGGGATAAGAATTCATAGTCTTTAGAACAGGAGATGCTGTAGAAAAGCAAATTACCTCCCGTTAACTTCACCAATAGAGAAACCCCAACACATATTCCCATGATGATAAAGGTAAACAAGCAGTACATTTTGCCGCTGAACAGAAACTCGATGAAGATATAAAGACCTGTCACAGCAAGACCATATCCAATCCAGGTTAGGGCAAACACGATATACGGAACCGGTGACATCTCCAGCCTGATCTCCTTACCGAGTCCATACATCAATCCGAAAAACAAAATACCGTTCAAGCCTAAGGTTAGAATTGCATGAATTTTTCTCTTGCATAAAATAACTGCAGCCGGTATAGGCAGACTGTGCAAGTAGGCTAACATTTTGGTATATGAATCTTCGCTAAAATACTTGAACGAACGCCGAGAGTAGGTAAAACCAAGGATGGGCACCATCGTGATCAGCATGAAGTCTACAATCGCTGTCTGTTCCTTATCACCTATGGAGCTATTCATCAGCGTTCCTGTGAAAAACACCAAGTAACCGCTCATAAAAACCGAGAACAATAAGGTGAACAGTATTGATAATTTGTCCCCGCGAAACTCACCGCGCAACATAAACCAGGAATCTCTTAATGTCCTCATGAACACTAACCTCACTTTAATGTTTAGAATTCAATCGTCATTCTCAGGTGTGCTTACCTGTACTTATCTGTGCTTACTGTATATATCTATATACACAGTATATGCCCTTAATTTTCCATCGTCAAGCTCTTTTTGACCTTTTCCACAAAAGAGTTTAGGCCACCTTTTTCGGCTCAACACTAAAATCGTGCTTGATAGGTGACGAGAAAGACAAAAATCCGTTACGCCCAATAGAGGGTTTTTCTCCCTCTATTTCTGTACCCGCAGGCGTCAGTAAATAGATGTATTTTATACACTTATTTCTAGCTTTTGGCGCTGTGATGTATGGATAGATGTACTTTGTGCAACTAAAAACACGAAAATGCCGGTTAAACCCCGGAATACCCAAAAATAAGTGTATAAAGTGCAATTAAACCCCCTTAAGTGTGCTGAGGGAGAAATATAAATGTACGTTGTGCAACTATATATATGGAAACCCATGTAGGTAGACGATTTGCCCTATTAGTCGCGGATACCTCGAGGAGATACTTCTACTCTTATACACAAACTTCTTGACGATACCCACTCGTTACCCCGTTTGGGCAATTAGAGGGGATTTCGCCCGCTAATTTTGAGGATATACCTCTTTGGGACGGTATGGGTAAGATTATAGTGGGATTTTCTCCTCTAATTCGCCGTAGGAGTGGTCCGCAACCCGGATTCGGCTACCTGTAAGACGTAGTTGCCCCAATCCCGGTGAAACATCAGACGAAGTTATATCGAGATTGCGTTGCCGGCACAGTGACGTAAACGGATATCTCAAACACTGTTTTCGAGAAAGAGCCCCATTTCGGCACAAAAAACCCGTCAGCCCTAGAGGGTTGACGGGTTTCACTGTACTGCTACGACATTTTGGTTAAGCACCTAAAATAACTTCCCACACCGGCTTTGTATGTCCGCCTGGATATAACAAATAGAGCAGAACATATACCATCACACCTGTAATGGCCGTTGCGAACCAGATCATCGATGTGATTCTACCCCACTTCCGGTGTTTGGCATACTTCGCCTTGAAGCCAAGGGTAAGTGTGGTTAGTCCGAATACTGCGGCTACCGTAGCCAGAACAATGTGGAAGATCAAGAAGACATGATAGATCGTAGTTAGTTCTTCGGGACCGCCCCATGAGGTGTTCCCCACGAATAACGTTCTGGAGGTGTACACGATGAAGAATAATAGAGCAGCTACAGCAGCAGCTATCATCGCCTTCTTGTGCGCCTCTCGTTTCCCCTTAATAATGAGTCTCCAGCCAATCGCAACCAATACTGCGCTAATCACGATGAATGCTGTACTGATCGTTGGAAACAGTGTGAAAATATCCATGATTATCCCCCTTGATAGTGCCAGCTACGCACGGGTCAAGCTGCCACTCTCCAACCCTGAGGAAGGAGGCAATTCTTCGTTGTCATCTTGCCCGTTCTCTTTTTTATACCAATGATAGAACACATAAGCAAGCATGGAGGCAAAAATAAACTCCTGAATAAACTTCATCGCTATGCCCCCTACCTGTTGATCCACTTTTGGAGACATCCACCCGAAGAATGTAGGACCCCCAAAGGCCTGCAGCAGTGCGGCAGGATCACTCGGTACACAGTACCCCATCGCAAGCGCCCAGGTATCCGGATCACTGTATGTTGCATACAACGGCTGAGTCGCAAATATAATCAACCCGCAGGCAGGAGTCAGCAGTACCATGTTCAAGAAAATAAAGCCGATCTTGCCTAATCCCGAAGCCATCCGGCGTTCCGGCAGCGGATTAATCAATGTCCACCACATCAGAGCGGAGGTAATAAATAATACGGCATAATAAATACGGTGAATGCTAAAATGCAGCATCACATAGTCGTGAATCACCGGTATATGATACAGGGAGAACAATCCGTTAAACAGCAAAGCCGCAACTACAGGTTGAGCCAAAAAGGATAAACGCCGAAACGGATTAACCTTTAGCGCCGACCGCCACACCCACTCAGGAATTCCCATCATTATGAGGGGTACGGCTACCAAATAGGATAAGGCCATACTAACCATATGGAATGAGAACATTAAATGTCCAAGCAGACTGATCGGCCCGCCTTGAGCGAGATAGAGGAAAAACATCCCGGATACGAATAAAGCTCTATGGCGAAAAAGCACCGGAGCAGAACCGAAAAAACGGTCGGATAGCGGTCCAATGAGCACGAAGTATCCCGCCGTAAGCAGCAGCATCCCCGCCAGAAAGAGCGGACTCCACAAATCAGCAAAGCTAAAATATTCTAATCCCAACATGACCACACCTCCTAACGCAGGGCACCAAAAACCTCTTTAAAACAGTTAACCAACAGGGTAACTTTTATAGAGTTAAATTTAATAGGGTTGAATTTTAAAAAAGAGGGGGCTTATCAGCCCGCCTCTCGCTATTCGCTAATCCCACCATACCCAATAAAGCGCCATTACAATGCAGGTTCCGGCTATAAAAAATCCACCGAGCATGAAGATGATTGGCAGCAGATGCCCCTTGTCTTTCAGGTGCATCCAGAAGCCCATTTGCAAGAACACCTGAAGTACAGCCATTATCAATAAAAGAACAATGGTAAAGGTGGGATTTACCCCCCCGGCTGCTACCGCAGCAAAGGCAATGAGTGTAAGAACTATGGAGAACACGAAGACAACGATATGTCTTTGCAGGCCTTCCGTCCGATGACGGTGCTTAACCCCGTTAACTCTTGATTGCTGATCAGTCGCCATGGCCTTAGCCCACCTTTCCAAGCAGGTACACAACGGTGAAGATGAACACCCACACCACATCGATAAAGTGCCAGTACATCGCTGAGACATAGATTTTAGGCGCAGTTACAACCGTCAGACCCTTGTAAGATAACTGACCAATTAATAGTGATATCCAAGCAATACCGAAAGCTACGTGGGCTCCGTGGAAACCAACCAGCGTATAGAAAGCCGAGCTGAAGGCGCTTGTAGTCATACCGAACTCTTCATGTCGAACGTACACTGAGAATTCGTATATTTCTAATCCCAAAAAGCCAAGGCCGAGTAATACCGTAAGGATTAGCCAGTTCCGAAGTTGTGCTATGTTGTTTCGGTGCATGGCTTGAATGGCGAATACACTGGTTAAACTGCTGACCAAGAGAATGAATGTCGCTGCTGCAACAAGCGGTAGATGAAATAACTCATTCGCAGATGGACCACCGTTGGTCTGATTA harbors:
- a CDS encoding DUF420 domain-containing protein; the encoded protein is MDIFTLFPTISTAFIVISAVLVAIGWRLIIKGKREAHKKAMIAAAVAALLFFIVYTSRTLFVGNTSWGGPEELTTIYHVFLIFHIVLATVAAVFGLTTLTLGFKAKYAKHRKWGRITSMIWFATAITGVMVYVLLYLLYPGGHTKPVWEVILGA
- a CDS encoding cytochrome C oxidase subunit IV family protein, encoding MATDQQSRVNGVKHRHRTEGLQRHIVVFVFSIVLTLIAFAAVAAGGVNPTFTIVLLLIMAVLQVFLQMGFWMHLKDKGHLLPIIFMLGGFFIAGTCIVMALYWVWWD
- the ctaG gene encoding cytochrome c oxidase assembly factor CtaG; amino-acid sequence: MLGLEYFSFADLWSPLFLAGMLLLTAGYFVLIGPLSDRFFGSAPVLFRHRALFVSGMFFLYLAQGGPISLLGHLMFSFHMVSMALSYLVAVPLIMMGIPEWVWRSALKVNPFRRLSFLAQPVVAALLFNGLFSLYHIPVIHDYVMLHFSIHRIYYAVLFITSALMWWTLINPLPERRMASGLGKIGFIFLNMVLLTPACGLIIFATQPLYATYSDPDTWALAMGYCVPSDPAALLQAFGGPTFFGWMSPKVDQQVGGIAMKFIQEFIFASMLAYVFYHWYKKENGQDDNEELPPSSGLESGSLTRA
- a CDS encoding ABC transporter permease: MNKMGTIIGFTFKNKVKTKSFMITTLILVLLLSIGMNIPYLIKVFQGDDEASAGIHVAVVAAEGNRASDLLKNYASGVTTEGGATVDQYTSAEDSALKTSLDEGKLDGYIQLGAESEMGLPPVTFYSPDGDMDAEVQTFLQLGLQQANAQLIAGDKLTPEQIGAMNAPVQLDTKQISTDGTAVTDEEKDAPPIINYVIVYALLMMFFMSIMMTGNMIAAEVTSEKSSRIMEILITSASPLAQMFGKVIGIFLIGMLQIAIIAGAVAVNLMLPHNASILTEFDLDLGQLNVNLLIYGLVLYVLGYFLYALIYAAIGSIVSRTEDLGQAVMPITMLGLVTFYIPLFSISNADTLLVKVASYIPFTSPLSMLLRIGVGDVAFWEILVSLLILLVSIFVFGWLAAKIYRTGVLMYGKRPTIKEIRKAMKAYKI
- a CDS encoding ABC transporter ATP-binding protein gives rise to the protein MEALKLDGVVKQFGEKTAVNKISLSVEPGEIYGLLGANGAGKTTTMRMVLGLIYPDDGKILYSGKPFNSELQQIMGYLPEERGLYPKVKVSDQIIYLARLRGMSSSDADKSLRYWLDRFDVPDYYNKKVEELSKGNQQKMGFIAAVVHKPRLLILDEAFSGLDPVNVELLKDTVRELRDQGTSILFSTHRMEHVEELCRHITIMDRSNTVVQGDIREIKKGYPREEVLLRTSSEVSGLETLPGVTGVQRQERGYLLTISEIAAAQRILQQAVGQSEVEHFEIKEPTLNQIFIKVVGGDSHE
- a CDS encoding GerMN domain-containing protein, whose amino-acid sequence is MKRGIHLAILVCAISLLAVGCGNKDTSSGPVQGSNSASTAEIQVYYVDAQLTQLEKSTKEITFEDNSDKYSKTFAALQSKDQTEWVSLWNKIDLLSTKFDKGKLTLDVHIPDEARLGAGGELLALDVLRETFFQFEEVHSIDLLVDGESPESLMGHAELNHPINRE
- a CDS encoding GntR family transcriptional regulator, coding for MWIPIQINENSAEPLYHQIETQLRALIISGVITEGTLLPSIREFAGDLNCSVITVRRVYQDLEGEGMLRTRQGTGTFVSHVGDGAREGYKRDAVTKALESAVDIARSVHSSEEELKDIFQEIVERKYKEQH
- a CDS encoding cytochrome c oxidase subunit 3, producing MTTAHAEAANGTLPHEPERATAEGRNKVLAFWLFLGGEAVLFGTLFATFLALRNQTNGGPSANELFHLPLVAAATFILLVSSLTSVFAIQAMHRNNIAQLRNWLILTVLLGLGFLGLEIYEFSVYVRHEEFGMTTSAFSSAFYTLVGFHGAHVAFGIAWISLLIGQLSYKGLTVVTAPKIYVSAMYWHFIDVVWVFIFTVVYLLGKVG
- a CDS encoding ABC transporter ATP-binding protein — protein: MVQMAIELRNVRKQRRTKTIGPLNLRLPEGHITALVGQNGSGKSTLLQMLLQLNHPEEGQIYWFESMYTEGLPIELRQRITYVPETSLSEEKHWSAEDAARFRSYWYPRWDDSYYQELIDTFEVPRNIKLGKMSKGERRKFEIAAALASRPRLLLLDEPSSGLDPFAWKKMIEVLRRYMNENNATIVISTHIVEEVRRLADYIVLMHQGQVLGMAEKDSLYGLWNEVWINVSDQEELKELTAEFPGTLHWTMDTPGVASFVTEHFYKIEKRIQNLGVHVIKSRSLELDEILSLWTQGHFPELVDLERGD
- a CDS encoding N-acetylmuramoyl-L-alanine amidase family protein, which gives rise to MKKSVLLFLLSALILFCFMPVQSHAATTQTKIILDGQELNLPNEVEVVNVRNNIMIPIRVVAENLEFNVIWDQKTKDVNIQQGSKTITLTVGKQEASVDNSTVSLNIAPQIIKNTVVVPIRFVSEEMGLRVGWNNQEKIVTLASTPTTSPPSSPTNSSQNDATTNLVHEINYANNQLVVSLDREVTPVITTLKNPDRIVVDFPSTDFGNMIQPVPAGSMGKLSTGDAPNLTEVRYSLFKNDLAQVQIVIELNNVSSVNYNQQYIDGKFILDLNVNNPTSATPISGSGKKIVVIDPGHGGSDPGTTSITNKHEKNFNLALALKVQAILLQEPEIEVVMTRETDVYPTRSERVKLANDLNADVFVSIHGNSVRSSPQTTGTETFYYQRASSEELANIVHKHLVQAMGLKDRGVKNGNLQVVRETKMPAVLLELGFLSNKLDEEVMMSESVQTKAAQAIVDGIKEYLRL